The proteins below are encoded in one region of Tautonia marina:
- the rplK gene encoding 50S ribosomal protein L11 gives MAKTVTAKIKLQCPGGQATPAPPVGPALGQHGVNIGQFVTQFNDRTKEMKGTTIPVEITVYNDRSFDFITKSPPAAVLLKQAAGIASGSAEPHKTKVGSVSADQVRKIAETKFQDMNARDIDHAMRLIAGTARSMGVEVKD, from the coding sequence ATGGCGAAGACAGTCACAGCGAAAATCAAGCTCCAATGCCCCGGTGGGCAGGCCACCCCGGCCCCCCCAGTCGGCCCGGCCCTCGGTCAGCACGGCGTGAACATCGGGCAATTCGTCACCCAGTTCAACGACCGCACCAAGGAGATGAAGGGGACCACCATCCCCGTCGAGATCACCGTTTACAACGACCGATCCTTCGACTTCATCACCAAGAGTCCACCCGCCGCCGTCCTGCTCAAGCAGGCTGCCGGCATCGCCTCCGGCTCGGCCGAGCCCCACAAGACCAAGGTCGGCAGCGTCTCTGCCGATCAGGTCCGGAAGATCGCCGAGACGAAGTTCCAAGACATGAACGCCCGAGACATCGACCATGCCATGCGGCTCATTGCCGGCACGGCCCGCAGCATGGGG